In Gossypium arboreum isolate Shixiya-1 chromosome 5, ASM2569848v2, whole genome shotgun sequence, a single genomic region encodes these proteins:
- the LOC108451676 gene encoding uncharacterized protein LOC108451676: MPVPPVTETGAESQDRVARNDALSQGMLQILERVAGANVGSRARGSVTERLRSNGAEIFRGIAGVAPSVAEYWMEAKERIMDDFDFTDEQKLNGEMSLLRDEAYQWWLTVKEGTQPNKLTWNLFKTTYQSKYVGASYTDTKRREFLNLTQGDRSVAEYEVEFLRLSRYARGMVTNEYDRYVQFDDSLRDSLRVLIAPQREWDFSVLVEKAKIAEEVKHSKR, encoded by the coding sequence ATGCCAGTACCACCTGTTACTGAGACTGGTGCTGAGTCTCAAGACCGTGTAGCTAGGaatgacgcactgtcccaaggaATGCTgcaaattttggaaagggtcgctggggCTAATGTTGGATCTAGAGCCCGTGGGTCAGTTACGGAACGACTACGATCGAATGGGGCTGAGATATTTAGGGGCATCGCTGGAGTTGCTCCGagtgtggctgagtattggatggAGGCTAAAGAGCGCATAATGGATGATTTTGATTTTACTGATGAGCAGAAGCTCAATGGGGAAATGTCTCTGCTTCGCGAtgaggcataccagtggtggttgaccgttaaagagggtactcagcctaaTAAGTTGACTTGGAATTTGTTTAAGACCACCTATCAGAGTAAGTATGTGGGAGCTAGCTACACTGACACTAAGCGACGTGAGTTTCTGAATCTCACTCAAGGGGACCgttcagtggccgagtatgaggtcgAATTTCTGAGGCTGAGTCGCTATGCGAGGGGCATGGTGACGAATGAGTATGATCGCTATGTTCAATTTGATGATAGTCTTCGGGATAGTCTgcgagttctgatagctcctcagagggagTGGGATTTCTCAGTTTTGgtcgagaaggctaagatagccgaagaggtgaagcaCTCTAAGCGCTAA